Part of the Deinococcus aestuarii genome is shown below.
GGCGTTCCAGGTCCAGATGGACGAGCCCGAGTCGCCGCCCGCGCTGAAGAGGCCGCCCGTGCCCTGAATAGCGATCTGGTCGCGGAACTGGGCGATTCGCCCGCCACCGTAGTTGACGTTGATGGTGGCGCCCAGGCCGGTGATGCGCCCCTGGGTGAGCTGGGTGGTCCGCCCCGACTTGCCGACGAGCATCCCCAGGGCGGGGAGCACGGGCGCGCTGCCGATGCGGAAGAAGGCGGGGCTGCCGCCGCTGAGGTACACGAGTTCGCGGCGCACGCGGTCGGGCCAGGCCCAGCCCGTCGCGCAGTCCACGTAGTTGATGCCGCCCGAGAAGTTGATCGGGACGAAGCGCTCCAGAATGGCGATCTGGTCCTGGGGGCAGCGTCCGCCGTCGGCGGGGCCGGGCTGGCAGATGCAGTCGCCGAACACGGCGCCGTTGCTGTTGGCGAGCACGTGGTTGTTGCTCAGGACCATCAGCCGGGCGTTGCGCGGGGCGCTGCGGCCCACCGCGAGGCAGCCGATGGTGCCCGCCGTGACCCGGAAGTGTGCGACCGACACGCCCCCCGGCGTGGGCCGCAGGCGGAAGCGGTGGGGCTGGGCGTCGATGATCCCGGTGACGACCACCTGCACGGGCACCCGGTCGCTCGATACGGCGCGAATCCCCATCGAGTCCACCAGCGCCGCCTTGATCCCGTCCACCGAGGTCGGCTCGGCCACGTAGACCGTGAGGGCGGGCAGGCCGGGTTCGGCGGAGGACACGTCGGCAGAGTCGCCCCCCGCGCCAATCGCCACCCCCTGAATGTTGCCCGCCGCGCTGAAGGCCTCGACCGACCGCGTTCCCGCCGTCTGGGTCAGGGTCTGCAACATCCCGTCCTCGACGGCGCGCTTGATGTCCAGCAGCTCCATGCCGACCGAGGCGAGCGCGTCCGGCGAGTCGCTCAGCGCGGCGGCCTCGGCGTTGCGGTCGAGGGCGTCGGGGGCCGCGAACTG
Proteins encoded:
- a CDS encoding S1 family peptidase, whose translation is MNDNDGRDFQDPPTGAGQGGDTSPGGNASGNEEAVDQFAAPDALDRNAEAAALSDSPDALASVGMELLDIKRAVEDGMLQTLTQTAGTRSVEAFSAAGNIQGVAIGAGGDSADVSSAEPGLPALTVYVAEPTSVDGIKAALVDSMGIRAVSSDRVPVQVVVTGIIDAQPHRFRLRPTPGGVSVAHFRVTAGTIGCLAVGRSAPRNARLMVLSNNHVLANSNGAVFGDCICQPGPADGGRCPQDQIAILERFVPINFSGGINYVDCATGWAWPDRVRRELVYLSGGSPAFFRIGSAPVLPALGMLVGKSGRTTQLTQGRITGLGATINVNYGGGRIAQFRDQIAIQGTGGLFSAGGDSGSSIWTWNAQRSPVGLLFAGGGNVTFANRMTRVIAALDINLYT